One Mycolicibacterium crocinum DNA window includes the following coding sequences:
- the speB gene encoding agmatinase: MAEKPVGATPATQVPRYAGKGTFARIADIHEVPDYDIAVVGLPFDGGTSYRPGARFGPMAVRQAARTLRTGYHVDLGVAPLEQVQIVDAGDVTITPFDIPEACRQIENGMRDIIGERARKFVAIGGDHTVALPNLRALRAFHGPLALVHFDAHLDTWDTYFNAPVTHGTPFRRAFEEGLLIEDHSIHVGIRGPIYDQMDLDDDARMGFKIIRAGDLDVMGVEAAVDVVARRVADLPVYLSIDIDVLDPAFAPGTGTPECGGLTSRELLRMLRRLNGINIVGADVVEVAPAYDHAEITSIAAATVVFDLLSLIVANS; encoded by the coding sequence ATGGCCGAGAAGCCCGTCGGCGCCACGCCGGCTACCCAGGTACCCCGCTACGCAGGCAAGGGCACATTCGCCCGGATCGCCGACATCCACGAGGTACCCGACTACGACATCGCCGTCGTCGGTCTACCGTTCGACGGTGGCACCTCCTACCGGCCGGGAGCGCGGTTCGGCCCGATGGCCGTGCGCCAGGCCGCCCGGACGTTGCGAACCGGCTATCACGTCGATCTCGGCGTGGCGCCGCTGGAGCAGGTGCAGATCGTCGATGCCGGAGACGTGACGATCACGCCGTTCGACATCCCGGAAGCCTGTCGGCAGATCGAGAACGGTATGCGCGACATCATCGGCGAGCGAGCACGCAAATTCGTCGCGATCGGCGGCGACCACACGGTGGCCTTGCCGAACCTTCGGGCGCTGCGGGCTTTTCACGGTCCGCTTGCACTCGTGCACTTCGACGCGCACCTGGACACCTGGGACACCTACTTCAACGCACCCGTGACGCATGGCACCCCATTTCGCCGGGCGTTCGAGGAAGGCCTGCTGATCGAGGACCACTCGATACACGTCGGCATCCGCGGCCCGATCTACGACCAGATGGACCTCGACGACGATGCCAGGATGGGATTCAAGATCATCCGGGCCGGTGACCTCGATGTCATGGGCGTCGAGGCCGCCGTGGACGTCGTGGCCCGGCGCGTCGCCGATCTGCCGGTGTACCTCTCGATCGACATCGACGTCCTCGATCCCGCCTTCGCTCCCGGGACCGGCACGCCCGAATGCGGGGGGCTCACTTCACGCGAATTGCTGCGAATGCTGCGGCGGCTCAACGGAATCAACATCGTCGGCGCTGACGTCGTCGAGGTGGCACCGGCCTATGACCATGCCGAGATCACCTCGATCGCCGCAGCCACCGTGGTCTTCGACCTGCTCAGCCTGATCGTGGCGAACAGTTGA
- a CDS encoding TetR/AcrR family transcriptional regulator encodes MTGGTTARGAARRTEIIDAAIEVMAQVGLAGLSMRLVANQAQIPLGALSYYFDDKSDLIAQSFAQLSDREIGRVVATAERLEPSMPAEKLADLVADMIIDGFSSPPGAIVTRYELVTEASRDERLRPMFEAWYAAMIPALSRLFRELGSGQPELDSRTVMAVMAGLEIDNLYRPLSPVDKRRIRATLRHAFKAVIALHGT; translated from the coding sequence ATGACGGGGGGCACCACCGCCCGCGGCGCGGCGCGCCGCACCGAAATCATCGATGCCGCGATCGAGGTCATGGCACAGGTCGGACTGGCCGGACTGTCAATGCGCCTGGTGGCCAACCAGGCTCAGATACCACTGGGCGCGTTGAGCTACTACTTCGACGACAAGTCCGATCTGATCGCCCAGTCGTTCGCACAACTCTCGGACCGCGAGATCGGCCGCGTGGTGGCCACGGCCGAACGCCTCGAGCCGTCGATGCCTGCCGAGAAACTCGCCGATCTGGTCGCCGACATGATCATCGACGGGTTCAGTTCGCCGCCCGGGGCGATCGTCACGCGCTATGAACTGGTCACCGAGGCCAGTCGCGACGAGCGACTGCGGCCGATGTTCGAAGCTTGGTATGCGGCAATGATTCCCGCGTTGAGCCGGCTCTTCCGCGAGTTGGGGTCCGGACAGCCCGAACTCGACTCCCGCACCGTGATGGCGGTGATGGCGGGTCTGGAGATCGACAACCTCTACCGCCCGCTGAGCCCGGTGGACAAACGCCGAATCCGGGCCACCCTGCGGCACGCATTCAAAGCCGTCATCGCACTGCACGGCACCTGA
- a CDS encoding creatininase produces the protein MTDDLMSPVLGAGTVEYEWMTWPEIAAAAAADAPVVIAVGSTEQHGPHLPVSADWVIPQALLRLAAAKRPFVVGPSLRLGYRSRPASGGGQHFPGTLSLRATTFIAMIEDLLEELIRTGFRRIVLYSWHFENTNFVYEPAYLVSGRFPSVKIVVVENAMPEFDAADLEVLFPDGFPGLALEHAAVIETSLFEYLRPATVRMDRIIDDAPARNVPWDVLPIDPSMSTASGVLASATQASVAKGELLTERIVDHIVSILDAEFDPIERTAMQLTADQRS, from the coding sequence ATGACTGACGATCTGATGAGTCCCGTCCTCGGGGCCGGTACCGTCGAATACGAGTGGATGACCTGGCCGGAGATCGCGGCGGCCGCCGCCGCCGATGCACCCGTCGTCATCGCGGTGGGGTCAACCGAGCAGCACGGTCCCCATCTGCCGGTGAGCGCGGATTGGGTTATCCCGCAAGCACTTCTGCGGCTGGCAGCGGCCAAGCGCCCGTTCGTGGTGGGGCCGTCGCTTCGGCTCGGTTATCGGTCGCGTCCGGCCAGCGGCGGCGGCCAGCATTTCCCGGGCACACTCTCGCTGCGTGCCACCACCTTCATCGCGATGATCGAAGACCTGCTGGAAGAACTGATCCGCACCGGGTTTCGCCGAATTGTCCTGTATAGCTGGCATTTCGAGAACACGAACTTCGTGTACGAGCCGGCCTACCTGGTGTCCGGGCGGTTCCCCAGCGTGAAGATCGTCGTCGTCGAGAACGCGATGCCCGAATTCGACGCCGCCGATCTGGAGGTGCTGTTCCCCGACGGCTTCCCCGGACTCGCGCTCGAGCATGCCGCGGTCATCGAGACCTCACTGTTCGAATATCTCCGCCCGGCCACGGTGCGGATGGACCGCATCATCGACGACGCGCCGGCCCGTAACGTGCCGTGGGACGTGTTGCCGATCGACCCGTCGATGTCGACCGCCTCCGGCGTACTCGCCTCGGCAACACAGGCCAGTGTCGCCAAGGGCGAACTGCTGACCGAGCGGATCGTCGACCACATCGTGTCGATTCTCGACGCCGAGTTCGACCCGATCGAGCGGACGGCCATGCAGCTGACCGCCGATCAGCGGAGCTGA
- a CDS encoding sensor histidine kinase yields MTLPRIFRRTPSLRTRVAFATAIGAAIVVTIVGTIVWIGITNDRLERLDRRLDEAAGFAVPFVPRGLDQIPPSPNDQDVVITVRRGDAVRSNSDVVLPRLNSDYGTAEADGVRYRVRTVELSYPEPTTLEVGATFDDTIADTNNLHRRVLIICVFAVCAAALLGWVLATFAVRPLRRLAAQTREIQAGDKAPDVEIGGATEAIEIGEAIKGLLERIWTEQDRTQAALASARDFAAVSAHELRTPLTAMRTNLEVLATLDMTDEQRKEVLGDVVRTQTRIEATLGALERLAQGELSTEADQVPVDITELLDRAAHDAMRVYPDLEVSLVPSPTCIIIGLPAGLRLAVDNAIANAVKHGGATQVQLSAVSSREGVQIAIDDNGSGVPEAERSAVFERFARGSTASHSGSGLGLALVAQQAELHGGTASLEESPLGGARLMLRLPAPC; encoded by the coding sequence GTGACGCTGCCGCGCATCTTCCGCCGCACCCCCTCGCTGCGCACCCGGGTGGCCTTCGCGACGGCGATCGGCGCGGCGATCGTCGTCACGATCGTCGGCACCATCGTGTGGATCGGCATCACCAACGACCGACTGGAACGTCTCGACCGGCGCCTCGACGAGGCCGCGGGCTTCGCCGTCCCGTTCGTTCCCCGCGGACTCGACCAGATCCCCCCGTCACCCAACGACCAGGACGTGGTGATCACCGTCCGCCGCGGCGACGCGGTGCGGTCCAACTCCGACGTCGTACTGCCGCGGCTGAACTCCGACTACGGCACCGCCGAGGCCGACGGCGTCCGCTACCGGGTGCGCACGGTGGAGCTCTCTTACCCGGAGCCGACGACGCTGGAGGTCGGCGCCACGTTCGACGACACCATCGCCGACACCAACAATCTGCACCGGCGGGTGCTGATCATCTGTGTGTTCGCGGTCTGCGCCGCCGCGCTACTGGGTTGGGTACTGGCGACGTTCGCCGTGCGGCCGCTGCGGCGGCTGGCCGCACAGACCCGCGAGATCCAGGCCGGTGACAAGGCGCCCGACGTCGAGATCGGCGGCGCCACCGAGGCGATCGAGATCGGTGAAGCGATCAAGGGTCTGCTGGAACGGATCTGGACCGAACAGGACCGAACCCAGGCCGCGCTGGCCTCGGCCCGCGACTTCGCCGCGGTGTCCGCCCACGAGCTGCGGACGCCCCTGACCGCGATGCGCACCAACCTCGAGGTGCTGGCCACTTTGGACATGACCGACGAGCAACGCAAGGAAGTGCTCGGCGACGTCGTGCGCACCCAGACCCGGATCGAGGCGACTCTGGGCGCGCTGGAACGCCTTGCCCAGGGCGAACTTTCAACCGAAGCCGACCAGGTTCCGGTCGACATCACCGAACTGCTCGACCGCGCCGCACACGATGCCATGCGGGTCTACCCCGATCTCGAGGTGTCGCTGGTGCCGTCGCCCACATGCATCATCATCGGCCTGCCCGCCGGTCTTCGGCTGGCGGTCGACAACGCGATCGCCAACGCGGTCAAACACGGTGGCGCGACGCAGGTGCAGCTCTCGGCGGTCAGCTCGCGCGAGGGTGTGCAGATCGCGATCGACGACAACGGTTCCGGCGTGCCGGAGGCGGAGCGGTCGGCGGTGTTCGAACGGTTCGCCCGCGGGTCGACGGCGTCCCACTCGGGTTCCGGGCTGGGGCTGGCCCTCGTCGCACAGCAGGCCGAACTCCACGGCGGCACAGCGTCTTTGGAGGAAAGCCCGCTCGGTGGCGCGCGGCTGATGCTGCGGTTGCCCGCACCCTGCTAG
- a CDS encoding SDR family NAD(P)-dependent oxidoreductase: MAGTALVTGGATGIGRATAYLLAARGYRVAVDHLGDEAKAKQVAGDIGGIAYEADVADIDAVESLVCGVESDLGPIDVAVACAGFDVDVPLADVTEELWHRSLSVILGGCANVIAAVGPRMRARRRGSIVGISSELALLGDENHVPYVTAKSAMIGLVRSVAREYGPDQVRVNIICPGPTDTDMLTERWRGEDYRRSIALQRFGTPDEVARAILDVAEWTWLTGQVISPNGGVVIQ, translated from the coding sequence GTGGCGGGTACCGCCTTGGTCACCGGTGGTGCCACCGGAATCGGCCGTGCCACAGCGTATCTCCTTGCCGCGCGCGGTTACCGGGTCGCCGTCGACCATCTCGGTGACGAGGCCAAGGCCAAGCAGGTTGCCGGCGATATCGGTGGCATCGCGTACGAGGCCGACGTCGCCGACATCGACGCCGTCGAGTCACTGGTCTGCGGGGTCGAGTCGGATCTCGGCCCGATCGATGTCGCGGTGGCCTGTGCGGGTTTCGATGTCGACGTGCCGCTGGCGGACGTGACCGAGGAGCTCTGGCACCGCAGCCTGTCGGTGATCCTCGGTGGATGCGCCAATGTGATTGCGGCCGTGGGCCCTCGGATGCGTGCACGGCGGCGCGGCTCCATCGTGGGCATCTCCTCGGAGTTGGCTCTGCTCGGTGACGAGAACCACGTGCCGTACGTGACGGCGAAGTCGGCGATGATCGGGCTGGTTCGCTCGGTCGCCCGCGAGTACGGTCCGGATCAGGTGCGCGTCAACATCATCTGCCCGGGTCCGACCGATACCGACATGCTCACCGAGCGATGGCGCGGCGAGGACTATCGGCGCAGCATCGCGCTGCAGCGGTTCGGCACACCTGATGAAGTGGCGCGCGCGATCCTCGATGTGGCCGAATGGACGTGGCTCACCGGCCAGGTGATCTCTCCCAACGGCGGCGTGGTGATCCAGTGA
- the speB gene encoding agmatinase — MAGVLFGPDITFLGVPRCNLTDESSYADADIVILGAPLDGGTSYRSGARFGPSALRQACYLPQDGSRPSLALRVDGLKDLRVYDAGDVMLYSGDIEQAVRLIEEDVYKITAAGAIPIILGGDHTIAWPDHTGVARHHGFGNVSMIHFDAHADTGDILNGSLVGHGTPMRRLIESGALRGDRFLQLGLRGYWPDEPVLQWMAAHGLRSYEMTEIVARGLEACLTEAFEIATTDCEGVFISVDIDVCDPGHAPGTGTPEPGGFSARELLDAVRRICYELPVLGVDVVEVAPPYDHADITALLGNRVVLEVISAIARRRRDRANGTTWDPMQPLLAGREVDEQLRLITEGEEARRRGEGGARPHHHHH, encoded by the coding sequence ATGGCAGGAGTCCTGTTCGGTCCGGACATCACCTTCCTCGGTGTCCCCCGCTGCAACCTCACCGACGAATCCAGTTATGCCGACGCCGATATCGTCATTCTCGGCGCCCCGCTGGACGGCGGCACCAGCTACCGTTCCGGCGCCCGGTTCGGACCGTCTGCACTGCGTCAGGCGTGCTATCTGCCACAGGACGGCTCGCGGCCCAGCCTCGCATTGCGGGTCGACGGCCTGAAGGATCTGCGGGTCTACGACGCCGGCGACGTGATGCTCTACAGCGGTGACATCGAGCAGGCGGTCAGGCTGATCGAGGAGGACGTTTACAAGATCACCGCCGCAGGCGCGATCCCGATCATCCTCGGCGGCGACCACACGATCGCCTGGCCCGACCACACCGGTGTCGCCCGCCACCATGGGTTCGGCAACGTCTCGATGATCCACTTCGACGCCCACGCCGATACCGGCGACATCCTCAACGGCTCGCTGGTCGGCCACGGCACCCCGATGCGCAGGCTGATCGAATCCGGCGCCCTGCGCGGAGACCGGTTCCTGCAGTTGGGATTGCGCGGATACTGGCCCGACGAGCCCGTTCTGCAGTGGATGGCCGCCCACGGCCTGCGGTCCTACGAGATGACCGAGATCGTCGCCCGCGGGTTGGAGGCGTGCCTGACCGAGGCGTTCGAGATCGCCACCACCGACTGCGAGGGTGTGTTCATCTCGGTCGACATCGACGTGTGCGATCCCGGGCATGCACCGGGCACCGGAACACCTGAGCCGGGCGGCTTCTCGGCCCGTGAGCTACTCGACGCGGTGCGCCGCATCTGCTACGAACTGCCCGTCCTCGGAGTGGACGTGGTCGAGGTGGCACCGCCCTACGACCATGCGGATATCACCGCACTGCTCGGCAATCGCGTTGTGCTAGAGGTCATCTCCGCGATCGCGCGCCGCCGAAGGGACCGAGCGAACGGCACGACCTGGGATCCGATGCAGCCCCTGCTGGCCGGACGGGAAGTCGACGAACAACTGCGTCTGATCACCGAGGGCGAAGAAGCACGCCGCCGCGGTGAGGGCGGCGCCCGACCTCACCACCACCACCACTGA
- a CDS encoding class II aldolase/adducin family protein has product MADVSNFLDPDAGEPVITDPAELRTHRKRRLALAYRVFGAMGWGSLGDGHISARDPERTDCFWLGRYGVPFRFMTTDDLVLVHADGTIEGGGHINVAAYYIHAPVHEARPDVVAAAHCHTPYGTPFSATVTPLAPISQEACAFFDDHEIFDDEEVNIGSTDGGKRIAAAIGGARAAILRNHGLLTVGGSVDSAVGYFLMMERSAEVQVKARDAKPIGADAARRVHDMFDEVAAWQVFQWAQRTYVPEAS; this is encoded by the coding sequence GTGGCTGATGTCAGCAATTTCCTCGATCCGGATGCCGGTGAGCCGGTCATCACCGATCCGGCCGAACTGCGCACGCATCGCAAGCGCCGGCTCGCGCTGGCATACCGGGTGTTCGGCGCGATGGGCTGGGGGTCGCTGGGCGACGGGCACATCTCCGCGCGTGACCCGGAACGGACCGACTGCTTCTGGCTCGGCCGCTACGGCGTGCCGTTTCGCTTCATGACCACCGATGATCTGGTCTTGGTGCACGCCGATGGAACGATCGAGGGCGGCGGCCACATCAACGTGGCCGCCTACTACATCCATGCCCCGGTGCATGAGGCCCGTCCGGACGTCGTCGCCGCCGCGCACTGCCATACCCCTTATGGGACACCGTTTTCCGCGACCGTCACCCCGCTGGCGCCAATCTCACAGGAGGCCTGTGCGTTCTTCGACGATCACGAGATCTTCGACGACGAGGAAGTCAACATCGGCTCGACCGACGGCGGCAAGCGCATTGCGGCCGCCATCGGTGGGGCAAGGGCCGCGATCCTGCGCAACCACGGGTTGCTCACGGTGGGCGGCAGCGTCGACTCGGCGGTCGGCTACTTCCTGATGATGGAGCGCAGCGCGGAGGTTCAGGTCAAGGCGCGCGACGCCAAGCCGATCGGAGCCGACGCTGCGCGGCGGGTGCACGATATGTTCGACGAGGTCGCCGCCTGGCAGGTATTCCAATGGGCGCAACGGACATACGTGCCCGAGGCATCCTGA
- the prrA gene encoding two-component system response regulator PrrA, with product MDSSSAAPRVLVVDDDPDVLASLERGLRLSGFEVATAVDGAEALRSATETRPDAIVLDINMPVLDGVSVVTALRAMDNDVPVCVLSARSSVDDRVAGLEAGADDYLVKPFVLAELVARVKALLRRRGSTATFSSETIQVGPLEVDIPGRRARVNGVDVDLTKREFDLLAVLAEHKTAVLSRAQLLELVWGYDFAADTNVVDVFIGYLRRKLEAGGAPRLLHTVRGVGFVLRTQ from the coding sequence ATGGACAGTAGTTCGGCCGCACCCCGAGTACTGGTGGTCGATGACGATCCCGACGTGCTCGCCTCGCTGGAGCGTGGGCTGCGCCTCTCCGGATTCGAAGTGGCCACCGCCGTCGACGGTGCCGAAGCCCTGCGCTCGGCCACCGAAACCCGACCCGACGCGATCGTCCTCGACATCAACATGCCGGTGCTGGACGGCGTGAGCGTGGTGACCGCGCTGCGCGCGATGGACAACGACGTGCCGGTCTGCGTGCTCTCGGCGCGCAGTTCGGTCGATGACCGGGTCGCCGGTCTGGAGGCCGGCGCCGACGACTACCTGGTCAAACCGTTCGTTCTCGCCGAGCTGGTGGCCCGGGTGAAGGCGTTGTTGCGCCGACGCGGATCCACCGCCACCTTCTCCTCGGAGACCATCCAGGTGGGCCCGCTGGAGGTCGACATTCCCGGCCGCCGGGCCAGGGTCAACGGCGTCGACGTCGACCTGACCAAACGCGAGTTCGACCTGCTGGCCGTGCTCGCCGAGCACAAGACGGCCGTGCTGTCCCGGGCTCAGCTCCTCGAGCTGGTGTGGGGTTACGACTTCGCCGCCGACACCAACGTCGTCGACGTCTTCATCGGTTACCTGCGCCGCAAGCTCGAGGCCGGCGGCGCGCCCCGACTGCTGCACACCGTGCGCGGCGTCGGTTTCGTGCTGCGCACCCAGTGA
- a CDS encoding ABC transporter substrate-binding protein — translation MKLTSGIAPLAIVALLFAGTACSGKTNSPSTNAAAASTVRTPLMSDPPPLDPDTFYQPEGLLIMTSAYQGLLQYAPSSTTIAPLLATKWDVSPDGLTYTFTLRDGVKFADGTPFDSAAAKASFQRRTDMAGGPAYMLADVKDMQTPDPHTFVVTLTKPVAPFLDYLASPYGPLMTSPTAVAQHASGNDHASAWLASHTAGTGPYELTEAVPASHYTMAANKNYWGPAPQITSVEMPVVTASAVQRLQLGNGELDMVLHGLSKGDYEALATGADTEVLQQKALIKAMIMVNPTSAVFSSKDARAALSAALDQKALTTQVFGAQGTPSTQFYPAGMLPDGAVPDTHTYDPSKLAAIGRSGGEVSIGYPSGDSALQDLANQTQVILQAAGFKATIHDFPSAQLFALPQNPDQRPDLFAESWNPDAAHPDTFSRIYQYTNAPVNIQGCSVPEADKLLDAGSAEPDPTKSQALYVEAAKAYRNSLCWINLSDLYNTVAARKGYSGWQSQPAWMWDTDFSTLKHQG, via the coding sequence ATGAAACTCACGTCGGGAATCGCGCCCCTGGCGATCGTCGCCCTGCTGTTCGCCGGTACCGCATGCTCGGGAAAGACCAACAGTCCCAGCACGAATGCCGCCGCCGCGTCGACCGTGCGCACTCCGCTGATGTCAGACCCGCCGCCGCTGGACCCGGACACGTTCTACCAACCCGAGGGCCTGCTGATCATGACATCGGCCTACCAGGGCCTACTGCAGTACGCGCCGAGCTCGACGACGATCGCGCCGCTGCTGGCCACCAAGTGGGACGTCTCACCGGACGGACTGACCTACACCTTCACGCTGCGCGACGGCGTCAAGTTCGCCGACGGCACGCCGTTCGATTCAGCGGCCGCCAAGGCCAGCTTCCAGCGGCGCACCGACATGGCAGGCGGTCCGGCCTACATGCTGGCCGACGTCAAGGACATGCAGACTCCCGACCCACACACCTTCGTGGTCACTCTCACCAAACCTGTTGCGCCCTTTCTGGATTACCTCGCCTCGCCCTACGGTCCGCTGATGACCAGCCCGACCGCGGTCGCCCAGCATGCCAGCGGCAACGACCACGCGTCGGCCTGGCTGGCATCACACACCGCGGGCACCGGCCCCTACGAGCTGACCGAAGCGGTCCCGGCCAGCCATTACACGATGGCGGCGAACAAGAACTACTGGGGCCCCGCTCCGCAGATCACCTCCGTGGAAATGCCGGTGGTCACCGCCTCCGCGGTGCAGCGCCTCCAGCTCGGCAACGGCGAACTCGACATGGTCCTGCACGGGTTGTCCAAGGGCGATTACGAGGCCCTGGCCACCGGCGCCGACACCGAGGTACTGCAGCAGAAGGCGCTGATCAAGGCGATGATCATGGTGAATCCGACCTCGGCGGTCTTCTCCTCGAAAGACGCACGCGCGGCACTGTCCGCCGCGCTCGATCAGAAAGCTTTGACCACACAGGTTTTCGGCGCACAGGGAACTCCGTCGACGCAGTTCTACCCCGCCGGGATGCTCCCGGACGGGGCGGTACCCGACACGCACACCTACGATCCGTCGAAGCTCGCCGCGATCGGCCGCAGCGGCGGTGAGGTCTCCATCGGCTATCCGTCCGGCGACAGCGCCCTCCAAGACCTGGCCAACCAGACCCAGGTGATTCTGCAGGCCGCGGGCTTCAAGGCGACGATCCACGACTTCCCGTCGGCGCAGCTCTTCGCCCTGCCCCAGAATCCGGACCAGCGCCCCGATCTGTTCGCGGAGTCGTGGAATCCTGATGCGGCTCACCCCGATACCTTCTCGCGGATCTACCAATACACCAACGCGCCGGTCAACATCCAGGGCTGCTCGGTGCCCGAGGCGGACAAGCTTCTGGACGCCGGCAGCGCCGAACCCGACCCGACCAAGTCGCAGGCCCTGTACGTCGAGGCAGCCAAGGCCTACCGCAACTCACTGTGTTGGATCAACCTGTCTGACCTGTACAACACGGTCGCCGCACGCAAGGGCTACTCCGGTTGGCAGAGCCAGCCGGCCTGGATGTGGGACACCGACTTCTCCACACTGAAGCACCAGGGATGA
- a CDS encoding D-2-hydroxyacid dehydrogenase, translated as MSSRPRVLVLAEPDPELPPPPLGLIPPDVDVVEVHGTPTAAQLGDAEVLYIWDHRFADLAGVLRSAERLRWVHAASVGVNRLICPELTERGVTLTNSRGVFDTPIAEWVLAAVLSHVKGIADTLALQRTGRWQYRTTGRLAGKRAAVVGTGSIGRTIADRLSRLDVRATLIGRRESGDLAAVAAEVDILIAAVPLTPATTGLIDAQVLAALGPDGFLVNVGRGPTVVEAALVEALRVGTIAGAALDVFEVEPLPADSPLWSMPHVLVSPHMSGDYVGFEVDMMGVFVDNLRRWLRGERLHNIVDPALGYVRN; from the coding sequence TTGTCGAGTCGTCCGCGGGTGCTGGTGCTCGCCGAGCCAGATCCTGAACTGCCGCCTCCGCCGCTTGGGCTGATTCCGCCCGACGTCGACGTCGTCGAGGTGCACGGCACACCCACCGCGGCACAGCTCGGCGACGCTGAGGTGCTGTACATCTGGGACCACCGCTTCGCCGATCTGGCGGGGGTGCTGCGCAGTGCCGAGCGGCTGCGCTGGGTGCACGCCGCGTCCGTCGGCGTCAATCGATTGATCTGCCCCGAGCTCACCGAACGCGGCGTCACGCTGACCAACTCGCGCGGCGTCTTCGACACCCCGATCGCCGAGTGGGTACTGGCCGCGGTGCTCAGCCACGTCAAGGGCATCGCAGACACCCTCGCGCTTCAGCGCACCGGCAGGTGGCAGTACCGCACCACCGGCCGGCTGGCCGGCAAGCGGGCCGCCGTCGTCGGTACCGGTTCGATCGGCCGGACCATTGCCGACCGCCTGAGCAGGCTTGATGTTCGGGCCACGCTTATTGGCCGCCGGGAATCCGGAGACCTAGCCGCCGTCGCCGCCGAGGTCGACATTCTCATCGCCGCCGTGCCGTTGACCCCGGCCACCACCGGATTGATCGATGCGCAGGTGCTCGCCGCGCTCGGCCCGGACGGGTTCCTCGTCAACGTCGGCCGCGGACCTACGGTGGTCGAGGCGGCCCTCGTCGAAGCCCTGCGGGTGGGCACGATCGCGGGGGCCGCACTCGACGTCTTCGAGGTGGAGCCCCTGCCCGCGGACTCACCGCTGTGGTCGATGCCCCATGTCCTCGTCTCGCCGCACATGTCCGGGGACTACGTCGGGTTCGAGGTCGACATGATGGGCGTCTTCGTCGACAACCTGCGGCGCTGGCTGCGTGGCGAGCGGTTGCACAACATCGTCGACCCAGCCCTGGGATACGTCCGAAACTGA
- a CDS encoding SDR family NAD(P)-dependent oxidoreductase, whose amino-acid sequence MPATTPAVFDLTGQVALVTGSSSEIGIGFASARLLGQLGAAVMVTGTTDRVHQRAQELAAEGIRAEAHIADLFDPDAARGLVEATEAAFGKLDILVNNAGLASVHSPEEPNSLAEMTDEEFSLALRRNLHSAFYVTRAALGGMVDRNYGRIVNVGSTAGVLTAYTGDVGYHTAKAAMLGMTRSVAVDYAKTGITANLVLPGWIATAAQLPSEVAAGNATPIGRSATADEVASGVAYLATPGASYVTGTTLIIDGGNAICGATPAA is encoded by the coding sequence ATGCCTGCTACGACGCCAGCCGTATTCGATCTCACGGGCCAGGTGGCCCTGGTGACCGGGTCGAGCAGCGAGATCGGCATCGGCTTCGCGTCGGCCCGGCTGCTGGGGCAACTCGGCGCGGCGGTGATGGTGACCGGCACCACTGACCGGGTTCATCAACGTGCACAGGAGCTCGCGGCGGAAGGCATCCGCGCCGAGGCGCACATCGCCGACCTGTTCGACCCCGATGCGGCGCGCGGGCTGGTGGAGGCCACCGAGGCGGCATTCGGAAAGCTCGACATTCTGGTGAACAACGCCGGTCTGGCCTCGGTGCACAGCCCCGAAGAACCGAACTCACTGGCGGAGATGACCGATGAAGAGTTCTCACTTGCGTTGCGACGCAACCTGCACAGCGCCTTCTACGTCACCCGGGCAGCGTTGGGCGGCATGGTCGATCGGAACTACGGCCGCATCGTGAACGTCGGCTCGACCGCCGGGGTGCTGACCGCGTATACCGGCGACGTCGGCTACCACACCGCGAAGGCGGCGATGCTCGGCATGACCCGCTCAGTGGCCGTCGACTACGCCAAGACCGGGATCACCGCCAATCTGGTGCTGCCGGGCTGGATCGCGACGGCGGCCCAGCTGCCCTCGGAGGTGGCCGCCGGAAACGCCACCCCGATCGGCCGGTCGGCCACCGCGGACGAGGTCGCGTCCGGCGTGGCCTATCTGGCCACCCCGGGTGCGTCCTACGTCACCGGCACCACGCTGATCATCGACGGCGGCAATGCGATCTGCGGGGCGACTCCGGCGGCCTAG